A region of Arabidopsis thaliana chromosome 5, partial sequence DNA encodes the following proteins:
- a CDS encoding pescadillo-like protein (pescadillo-related; FUNCTIONS IN: transcription coactivator activity; INVOLVED IN: cell proliferation; LOCATED IN: nucleolus, intracellular; EXPRESSED IN: 22 plant structures; EXPRESSED DURING: 13 growth stages; CONTAINS InterPro DOMAIN/s: Pescadillo, N-terminal (InterPro:IPR010613), BRCT (InterPro:IPR001357); Has 503 Blast hits to 494 proteins in 230 species: Archae - 0; Bacteria - 0; Metazoa - 173; Fungi - 168; Plants - 48; Viruses - 0; Other Eukaryotes - 114 (source: NCBI BLink).), with translation MPKHYRPTGKKKEGNAARYMTRSQALKHLQVNLNLFRRLCIVKGIFPREPKKKIKGNHHTYYHVKDIAFLMHEPLLEKFREIKTYQKKVKKAKAKKNEELARLLLTRQPTYKLDRLIRERYPTFIDALRDLDDCLTMVHLFAVLPASDRENLEVKRVHNCRRLTHEWQAYISRSHALRKVFVSVKGIYYQAEIEGQKITWLTPHAIQQVFTNDVDFGVLLTFLEFYETLLAFINFKLYHSLNVKYPPILDSRLEALAADLYALSRYIDASSRGMAVEPKVDASFSSQSNDREESELRLAQLQHQLPSSEPGALMHLVADNNKEVEEDEETRVCKSLFKDLKFFLSREVPRESLQLVITAFGGMVSWEGEGAPFKEDDESITHHIIDKPSAGHLYLSRVYVQPQWIYDCVNARIILPTEKYLVGRIPPPHLSPFVDNEAEGYVPDYAETIKRLQAAARNEVLPLPGVGKEDLEDPQNLLYAGVMSRAEEAEAAKNKKKMAAQEKQYHEELKMEINGSKDVVAPVLAEGEGEESVPDAMQIAQEDADMPKVLMSRKKRKLYDAMKISQSRKRSGVEIIEQRKKRLNDTQPSS, from the exons ATGCCGAAGCATTACAGACCAACG GGGAAAAAGAAGGAAGGAAATGCGGCTAGGTATATGACCAGGTCGCAAGCTCTTAAACATCTTCAAGTTAACTTGAATCTATTCAG GAGACTATGTATTGTCAAAGGTATATTTCCCCGagaaccaaagaagaagattaaggGAAACCATCACACTTACTACCATGTCAAGGACATTGCTTTCCTCATGCACGAGCCTCTTCTTGAGAAGTTTAGGGAAATCAAAACATACCAAAAGAAGGTCAAAAAAGCCAAGGCCAAGAAAAACGAGGAGCTTGCACGCCTTCTGCTCACCCGCCAACCTACTTACAAGCTTGATAGATTGATCCGTGAGAG GTATCCAACATTTATTGATGCACTGCGAGACTTGGATGACTGTCTCACTATGGTTCATCTTTTTGCGGTGTTACCTGCATCAGACAGGGAAAATCTTGAAGTTAAGCGAGTCCACAACTGTCGAAG ATTGACCCATGAATGGCAAGCTTACATTTCACGTTCTCATGCGTTACGTAAAGTGTTTGTGTCTGTCAAGGGTATTTACTATCAG GCTGAAATAGAAGGTCAAAAGATCACTTGGTTGACCCCTCATGCAATCCAACAAGTTTTTACAAATGATGTTGACTTTGGTGTCCTGCTTACCTTCTTGGAATTTTACGAG ACTCTTCTTGCCTTTATTAACTTCAAGCTTTACCATTCTCTGAATGTTAAATACCCGCCAATCCTTGACTCTCGGTTGGAGGCTTTGGCTGCAG ATCTCTATGCACTGTCTAGATACATAGATGCCAGCTCCAGAGGCATGGCGGTGGAACCCAAAGTTGATGCTTCATTTAGCTCACAGTCAAATGACCGTGAAGAGTCTGAACTTAGACTTGCACAGCTTCAGCACCAGCTGCCTTCAAGTGAGCCTGGAGCATTGATGCATCTGGTTGCAGATAACAATAAAGAGGttgaagaggatgaagaaacAAGAGTGTGCAAGTCACTCTTCAAGGATCTGAAGTTTTTCTTGAGCCGTGAG GTTCCAAGAGAGTCCCTGCAATTGGTGATTACTGCTTTTGGTGGGATGGTGTCTTGGGAAGGAGAAGGTGCACCTTTCAAGGAGGATGATGAGAGTATTACACATCAT ATCATCGATAAGCCAAGCGCTGGCCATTTGTACCTTTCTAGGGTATATGTGCAACCACAGTGGATCTATGACTGTGTGAATGCTCGCATAATCTTGCCAACTGAAAAGTACTTGGTCGGAAG AATTCCACCGCCACACTTGTCACCATTTGTGGACAATGAAGCAGAAGGATACGTTCCTGATTATGCCGAAACCATCAAAAGACTACAGGCAGCAGCAAGAAACGAAGTGCTTCCATTGCCAGGTGTTGGGAAAGAGGATCTTGAAGATCCTCAAAATTTATTGTACGCTGGTGTTATGAGTCGTGCGGAGGAAGCCGAAGCTgcaaagaacaagaagaag ATGGCGGCGCAGGAGAAGCAATACCATGAGGAACTGAAGATGGAAATAAATGGAAGTAAGGATGTTGTAGCGCCTGTGTTGGCTGAAGGTGAGGGTGAAGAATCAGTTCCGGATGCTATGCAAATAGCTCAAGAGGACGCTGATATGCCCAAAGTGTTGATGTCCCGTAAGAAGAGGAAGCTCTACGATGCCATGAAG ATTTCGCAGTCAAGGAAGAGATCAGGTGTTGAAATAATCGAGCAGCGCAAGAAAAGGTTGAATGATACTCAACCATCATCATGA
- a CDS encoding Transducin/WD40 repeat-like superfamily protein (Transducin/WD40 repeat-like superfamily protein; CONTAINS InterPro DOMAIN/s: WD40 repeat 2 (InterPro:IPR019782), WD40 repeat, conserved site (InterPro:IPR019775), WD40 repeat (InterPro:IPR001680), G-protein beta WD-40 repeat, region (InterPro:IPR020472), WD40 repeat-like-containing domain (InterPro:IPR011046), WD40-repeat-containing domain (InterPro:IPR017986), WD40/YVTN repeat-like-containing domain (InterPro:IPR015943), WD40 repeat, subgroup (InterPro:IPR019781); BEST Arabidopsis thaliana protein match is: Transducin/WD40 repeat-like superfamily protein (TAIR:AT5G66240.1); Has 22372 Blast hits to 13576 proteins in 557 species: Archae - 62; Bacteria - 5277; Metazoa - 7900; Fungi - 4335; Plants - 2143; Viruses - 0; Other Eukaryotes - 2655 (source: NCBI BLink).), which produces MSLTELDDGLVRRMAMGAVFSDFGGKIHSVGFHRTDDLLVTSSEDDSLRLFDIANAKQLKITYHKKHGTDRVCFTHHPSSLICSSRYNLESTGESLRYLSMYDNRILRYFKGHKDRVVSLCMSPINDSFMSGSLDRSVRLWDLRVNACQGILHLRGRPAVAYDQQGLVFAIAMEGGAVKLFDSRCYDKGPFDTFLVGGDTAEVNDIKFSNDGKSMLLTTTNNNIYVLDAYRGEKKCGFSLEPSQGTPIEATFTPDGKYVLSGSGDGTLHAWNIENPSEVARWENNIGVVSCLKWAPRRAMFVAASTVLTFWIPNDGESPAPADPPTDQQQ; this is translated from the exons ATGTCGTTGACGGAGCTAGACGACGGACTGGTTCGCAGGATGGCCATGGGCGCAGTCTTCTCTGATTTT GGAGGGAAGATACATTCGGTGGGTTTCCATAGGACTGATGATCTATTGGTCACATCCAGCGAAGATGATTCACTTCGCCTCTTCGATATCGCCAACGCTAA ACAGCTGAAGATTACATACCATAAGAAACATGGCACCGATCGTGTATGCTTTACCCATCATCCTAGCTCTCTAATTTGCTCTTCTCGATACAATTTGGAGTCCACTGGTG AATCCTTGAGATATCTCTCAATGTATGATAATCGGATCCTACGCTACTTTAAAGGGCATAAAGACAG GGTTGTATCACTTTGTATGTCTCCTATAAATGATAGCTTCATGTCTGGTTCTCTCGACCGAAGTGTTAGACTCTGGGATCTTCGTGTAAATGCCTGCCAG GGAATTCTACATCTACGTGGTAGACCTGCAGTTGCGTATGACCAACAAGGCCTTGTGTTTGCAATTGCAATGGAAGGAGGTGCtgttaaattatttgattccAGGTGTTATGACAAG GGTCCCTTTGACACATTTCTGGTGGGTGGGGATACTGCTGAGGTTAACGATATAAAATTCAGCAACGATGGGAAATCCATGCTCCTAACGACTACAAATAACAATATCTACGTTCTTGATGCATATCGTGGAGAGAAG AAATGTGGTTTTAGTTTGGAGCCTTCACAGGGTACACCCATAGAGGCCACCTTCACACCAGATGGCAAGTATGTTCTGTCAG GTTCAGGTGATGGAACCTTACATGCGTGGAACATCGAGAACCCATCTGAG GTGGCGAGGTGGGAGAACAACATAGGAGTAGTGTCGTGTCTGAAATGGGCACCACGTAGAGCCATGTTCGTTGCTGCTTCTACGGTTCTCACATTCTGGATCCCAAACGACGGTGAATCACCAGCCCCCGCCGATCCTCCTACCGATCAACAACAGTGA
- a CDS encoding basic salivary proline-rich-like protein (DUF1421) (FUNCTIONS IN: molecular_function unknown; INVOLVED IN: biological_process unknown; LOCATED IN: cellular_component unknown; EXPRESSED IN: 23 plant structures; EXPRESSED DURING: 13 growth stages; CONTAINS InterPro DOMAIN/s: Ubiquitin-associated/translation elongation factor EF1B, N-terminal, eukaryote (InterPro:IPR015940), UBA-like (InterPro:IPR009060), Protein of unknown function DUF1421 (InterPro:IPR010820); BEST Arabidopsis thaliana protein match is: Protein of unknown function (DUF1421) (TAIR:AT3G01560.1); Has 114087 Blast hits to 62694 proteins in 2427 species: Archae - 138; Bacteria - 16154; Metazoa - 45092; Fungi - 21109; Plants - 14949; Viruses - 2278; Other Eukaryotes - 14367 (source: NCBI BLink).): MQSFDLIKSALFSDKQIMDLMNDNSNNSQDGDHQNYRVGDNGLESKKEAIFPSYDFQPMRPNASAGLSHHALDLAGSVNSTAARVWDASDPKPVSASSARSYGSMDSLEPSKLFAEKDRNSPESAIISAIDRTMKAHADKLLHVMEGVSARLTQLETRTRDLENLVDDVKVSVGNSHGKTDGKLRQLENIMLEVQNGVQLLKDKQEIVEAQLQLSKLQLSKVNQQPETHSTHVEPTAQPPASLPQPPASAAAPPSLTQQGLPPQQFIQPPASQHGLSPPSLQLPQLPNQFSPQQEPYFPPSGQSQPPPTIQPPYQPPPPTQSLHQPPYQPPPQQPQYPQQPPPQLQHPSGYNPEEPPYPQQSYPPNPPRQPPSHPPPGSAPSQQYYNAPPTPPSMYDGPGGRSNSGFPSGYSPESYPYTGPPSQYGNTPSVKPTHQSGSGSGAYPQLPMARPLPQGLPMASAISSGGSGGGSDSPRSGNRAPVDDVIDKVVSMGFPRDQVRGTVRTLTENGQAVDLNVVLDKLMNGDRGAMMQQQQQQPPRGWFGGR; the protein is encoded by the exons GCGATCATCAGAACTACCGTGTCGGCGATAATGGATTGGAATCGAAGAAGGAAGCTATCTTCCCTAGCTATGATTTCCAACCTATGCGCCCTAATGCCTCCGCCGGATTGTCTCACCACGCTTTAGATCTCGCCGGATCTGTTAATTCCACGGCTGCTAGGGTTTGGGATGCGTCTGATCCTAAACCGGTTTCAGCTTCTTCCGCAAGA AGTTATGGCTCTATGGACTCTCTCGAACCTTCAAAGTTGTTTGCTGAGAAGGATCGAAATTCCCCCGAGTCAGCGATTATATCTGCGATCGATCGGACAATGAAGGCCCATGCTGATAAATTGTTACATGTTATGGAAGGTGTCAGTGCACGTCTAACGCAGCTGGAGACCAGAACCCGAGATCTCGAGAATTTGGTTGATGATGTGAAAGTTTCTGTTGGGAACAGTCATGGAAAAACTGATGGTAAATTGAGACAGCTTGAAAACATCATGTTAGAG GTGCAAAACGGTGTACAGTTGTTGAAGGACAAACAAGAAATAGTTGAGGCGCAGCTTCAACTTTCAAAGCTCCAGTTATCAAAGGTAAACCAGCAGCCGGAGACACACTCTACACATGTTGAACCCACTGCTCAGCCGCCTGCATCTCTGCCTCAGCCACCAGCTTCTGCTGCAGCTCCCCCGTCTCTTACTCAGCAGGGCCTCCCACCACAACAATTTATCCAACCGCCTGCCTCACAGCACGGTCTCTCACCACCTTCATTACAACTGCCTCAGCTTCCTAACCAGTTCTCTCCCCAACAAGAGCCTTATTTCCCTCCGTCTGGTCAGTCCCAGCCACCTCCAACAATCCAGCCTCCTTATCAACCTCCTCCACCAACCCAGTCATTGCATCAACCCCCTTACCAGCCACCTCCTCAACAGCCACAATACCCGCAACAGCCGCCTCCTCAGCTCCAACACCCGTCAGGCTACAACCCGGAGGAACCACCTTACCCTCAGCAATCTTACCCGCCAAACCCTCCTCGTCAACCACCTTCTCATCCACCTCCAGGTTCTGCCCCATCTCAACAGTACTACAACGCTCCTCCAACGCCACCATCAATGTATGATGGACCAGGCGGCAGATCCAATTCAGGTTTTCCTTCCGGATATTCTCCTGAATCATACCCGTATACCGGGCCACCTTCACAGTATGGAAACACCCCATCTGTGAAACCCACACATCAGAGTGGAAGTGGATCTGGTGCCTACCCACAGCTCCCAATGGCACGCCCACTACCACAAGGTTTACCAATGGCATCAGCCATCAGCAGCGGTGGAAGTGGTGGTGGCTCAGATTCCCCAAGATCAGGAAACAGAGCCCCAGTCGATGATGTCATTGACAAAGTGGTTAGCATGGGGTTCCCAAGGGACCAAGTGAGAGGAACAGTGAGAACATTGACAGAGAACGGTCAAGCTGTTGACCTCAATGTTGTTTTAGATAAGCTGATGAATGGAGATAGAGGAGCTATgatgcagcagcagcagcagcaaccgCCAAGAGGTTGGTTTGGTGGTCGTTAG
- a CDS encoding ARM repeat superfamily protein (ARM repeat superfamily protein; FUNCTIONS IN: binding; INVOLVED IN: biological_process unknown; LOCATED IN: cellular_component unknown; EXPRESSED IN: 18 plant structures; EXPRESSED DURING: 11 growth stages; CONTAINS InterPro DOMAIN/s: Armadillo-like helical (InterPro:IPR011989), Armadillo-type fold (InterPro:IPR016024); BEST Arabidopsis thaliana protein match is: ARM repeat superfamily protein (TAIR:AT4G12710.1); Has 1353 Blast hits to 1188 proteins in 147 species: Archae - 0; Bacteria - 0; Metazoa - 35; Fungi - 195; Plants - 1036; Viruses - 0; Other Eukaryotes - 87 (source: NCBI BLink).) yields the protein MEEIVVESLLSGNRESQIEAAIELTNLSRKQRQKLAEREIISPLLSMLQSQDCITTEVALSALLSLAFGSERNKVRIVKSGAVPTLLEILQSETKMVVLELAMAFLLILSSCNKNKVKMASTRLVQLLVGLIGLDRLTIQAKVDGIATLQNLSTLHQIVPLVIASGAPYALLQVINFCDKSSELADKAVALLENIISHSPESVSSIGGAIGVLVEAIEEGSAQCKEHAVGILLGICNNDRETNRGMILREGVMPGLLQVSVDGTRRAKEMARELLLLLRDCSGYVIKNKQSKIEIVEQIMREIDQEGERIPGTMLKLVEEMISKLST from the exons ATGGAGGAGATTGTGGTAGAGAGTCTTCTTAGCGGTAACAGAGAGTCTCAAATAGAAGCAGCTATAGAGCTGACTAATCTAAGCAGGAAGCAAAGACAAAAATTGGCAGAAAGAGAGATCATTTCTCCTTTGCTCTCGATGTTACAATCTCAAGACTGTATCACAACAGAGGTTGCTCTATCTGCATTACTCAGCCTTGCCTTTGGCAGTGAaag GAACAAAGTCCGAATTGTGAAATCTGGCGCAGTACCAACGTTGCTAGAAATTCTCCAGTCAGAAACGAAGATGGTAGTTCTTGAATTGGCCATGGCATttcttctgattctctctTCCTGCAACAAAAACAAGGTTAAGATGGCATCAACCAGGTTGGTTCAGCTTTTAGTTGGACTTATTGGGCTCGATAGACTTACCATCCAGGCCAAGGTTGATGGCATAGCAACACTACAAAATCTATCTACTCTCCATCAGATTGTTCCCCTGGTTATAGCTTCGGGAGCACCATATGCTTTGCTTCAAGTCATCAACTTTTGCGATAAATCTTCCGAATTGGCTGATAAGGCAGTAGCTTTGCTTGAAAACATAATTTCTCATTCACCAGAATCTGTTTCCAGCATCGGTGGAGCAATTGGGGTTCTGGTGGAAGCCATTGAAGAAGGGTCAGCACAGTGTAAAGAGCATGCCGTGGGAATACTACTTGGTATATGCAACAACGACAGAGAGACAAACCGAGGaatgatacttagagaaggAGTGATGCCTGGATTGCTTCAAGTGAGCGTAGACGGGACACGGAGGGCTAAAGAAATGGCTAGAGAGCTACTGCTACTACTAAGGGACTGCTCTGGCTAtgtcatcaaaaacaaacagtcAAAGATTGAGATTGTTGAGCAAATTATGCGGGAGATTGATCAAGAAGGAGAGCGAATACCTGGAACCATGTTGAAGTTGGTAGAAGAGATGATTTCCAAACTCAGCACATAA